The following DNA comes from Arthrobacter sp. SLBN-83.
TCCCGGACCTTCCTGGAGCGCGGCCGGCTCCAGTCCCAAGCGTTCGAGCATGTTGGCCTTGCTCACGGCGGCGGGGCTGACCACCAGAACGTCCAGGGCCACTGTGACGCCGGAGTCCAGGATGGCCCCAGTGAGCCGGTCGTCGGTGACATCCAACTCCCGGACCTTTCCCTCCACCACCTGAACGGAACGGGCTGCGAGCTGTTCCGCCTGGCCTGCGCTAAGTTCCAGGGCGTCGTTGAGCAGGATGGTCACGTCTGCACTCCATTGCCGGAATGTCAGGGCCTGCAGGACGGAGTGGGGATCCGCTGCCAGGACGCCGATCTTTTGGTTCCGGATTTCCCATCCGTGGCAGTACGGGCAGTACAGCACATCCCGGCCCCAGCGGTCGGCCACCCCGGGAAGGTCCGGCAGCTCATCCACGATTCCAGTAGCAATTAGCAGGCGACGGACAGTAACAGTGGAACCATCGTCCATAGCCAGGATGAACTGGTCTTCTTCACGACTGGCCGACCGGACGAAGCCCGAAGCCGTCGTCCCCCCATACCGGGTCAGCTCCTCCCGGCCGGCGGCAATCAAGTCCCGCGGACTCATTCCCTCCCGGCTGAGGAATCCGTGGACGCTCTCCGCCCCAAGGTTCCGCTGTTCGCCGGCGTCGATCACCACCACCGAGCGCAGTGCCCGCGCCAGGGCAATCCCGGCACTCAGCCCCGCCGGTCCCCCACCGATAACTGCAACATCGAATACTTGGTCCTGGTTCTCCGCCATCTGTAAGCAGTACCCGGGGTGGCCCGGGGATTAACGCTTCAGGGACAAGCGGCTTCGGGGCTCACGGCTCAGCAAAAAGCGAAGGCGCGGGACAGGACGCCGTCAGCCTGCCCACTCAGCGGTCCGGCCAGTCAACGAACTGTTCGTAGCCTTCGTGCTTGCGGAGGTAGCCGGAAATGAACGGGCAGTGCGGGATGATGCGCTTGCCGGTGGCCACCACATCGTCCAGCGCGAAGTGCGCCAAAACTTTTCCCAGGCCCTTGCCTTCGAATTCCTGCCCGGTCTCCGTGTGGGTGAAGTCGATGTGCCCGGGAAGGTCGCGGAAAAACGCCTGCACCGCAAGCCTGCCATCCACCAGGAGTTCGTACCGGTGCTGGGCGTCGTTGCGCCGCAGCGAGACGTTGGCGGTGAACTTGTCCTCCGCGGACGCGGTGTTCTCGGTCATGGTTCGACAGTGGCACTACTTCACCCCGCTGGCAATGCCCCTTCTCCCCCTCTTCCTCTTCCGCCGGTCACCCAACGGAACGCCACCCAGCAAGAGAGTGGCCACAAAGAAGCAGACGGCGCCGGCTGCGAGCAGTCCCAGTGACAGTCCGTTAAGGGCGGCGTCCGCAACGGGGATGAAGACCACCACGACGCCGGCCCCCGCCAAGGCGGGCCGGCAGCGGAAGGCGTGCATCGCCGTCGTCCGTTCCTCCAAGTGGCCAAAGGCCGCCACCACCGGCAGGAGCAGGAGGACCAGCACAAGGACCACCAGGGGCCGCGACCACCACCATGCGGCCGTGCCGGAACCGGGTTTGGGGATCGGGGCCAGGAGCAGCAGCCCGGACATAGCCGCCAGGAGCGGCAGGTGCCACAGGTACACCGTCAGGGACCTCGCCCCGGCGAGTGTCAGCAGCCGGCTGATCCAGCCCACTTGGGCCAGCGGTGCCAGGAGCGGGCGCGCCAGTTCCATCACGGCCAACTGCGCGACGCCCAGGATCACCAGGGTCAGGTTGGGTGGGTTGAGGTTGACCAGCATGTTTCCCCGATACAGCCCCAGCCCGGTCACGAGTCCCAGCAGCAGGTGTGCCGCCACGGCCACGCCCAGCAGCCCCGAGGGGGAAAGGCGGGAAAAGTAGCCGTCGGCGGCCAGGAACCCCAGTTGCTGAACCGCGCACCACACGAAGACCAAGTTGACGTTGGCAAGGTCAGGCAGTGCGCCCCGGAGGCAGTCCACGGCAACCACCAGCCCGGTGAGCAGGCCGAGGGTGAGCCAGGGGGCACGGGCGTGCAGCGCCGCCAAAGCCGGAATGTTCAGCTGCGCCGCGAGGTACGCGGCCAGGAACCATAGGGGCATGGCTGCGCCGGTGGCCATGAGCTGGACCACCTGCTGGTCAACTCCCAGCGCGCCGGCCACGGAAAGGCCTGCCACCATGGATGCCAGCAGCGCGGTGGCCGGGCGGACCAGGCGCAGGAGCCGGGCGCGGATGAACTGGGCCGCCGTGCCGCCGCCTGCCTTGAGCCGGCGCCAGGACTGCAGCCCAGTGATGCCGCCGGTGACGAAAAACAAGGGCATGACCATGAAGATCCAGATGACCGGCTCGAACCAGTGCTGATCACCCAGGGTATTTTCCGTGGTCACAGTGCCGTCCGGGTGCAGGACGGGGCTGACCATCATGGAGTGCCCCACCACCACCAGCGCCAGGCAGATGAAGCGGACAAGGTCGATGGCCGGATCACGGTTCGCCGTGTCCGGCACGGAATCTGACTCCCGCCTGCCGCTGTTGCCCACGGGTCCTACAAGTGCTCGAGGCTGCCCACGGCACTATTGTGCCCCCGTTCCAGGCAGGGTTTAAGGACCATAGGGCCCGGGATGACCTACAGCAGTACTGCCAGCAGGCCCAGGACGACGGCGAGCAGCGGCGTGGTGCCCTGAGTTACGGCGGCGCGGAGGTACTTGCGCCCGGTCAGGGCCAGGACGGCCGCGGCCAGCAGCATGGACCCGCAGCAACTGAAGACAAGGGTCCAGCCTGCCACGGACTGCGCCGACGCCGGGGCGCTGAACGCCACGAGCCCCACCCCAATGAATGCCCCGAGCGCCAGGAACAGGTTGTAGAAGCCTTGGTTGTACGCCAGCGGCTTGGTGGTCTCCGCGTCTGACTGGGACGCGATGCCAAAGCGCTTCCAGGTTGGCGGCCGGGTCCAGGTCAGCGACTCCATGGTGAAGATGAAGACATGCAGCGCGCCGGCAAGGAAGGCAAAAAACAGGGAGGCCAGGATCATTGCTCGATCCTAGCCTCCTGTTGGAGCCGTGATTCCCGCCTGGAGGGCACGGGCCCCAAGGGCAACAAGGAGGCCAGGACCGGCTGCTTGATCCTGGCCTCCCGCTTGGGGAAGATTCGGCTACCGTGCCAGCGTGGCCAGTGTGGTGACGGCAAAGCCCTTGGCCGACTCGTTCCAGAGAGCCAGGAGGCCCTGCAGGTTCTCGCCGTCCGCACGGTGCCCGGGAAGCTGGTCCTGGAGGGTGGCCAGCACGCCGGTCCGCAGCTCCGTGTTGAAGTTGACCTTGCCGACGTTCATGACGGCAGCCTTGACCAGCTCCTCCGCCGGTATTCCGGAGGCGCCGTGCAGTACCAGCGGAATGTGGATCCGCGCCGCGATGTCCTGCAGCACGTCCCAGCGCAGCTTCGGCTCACCTTTGTATTTGCCGTGGACGTTGCCCACCGCGACGGCCAGCAGCTCCGCGCCGGTGCGGGAGACAAAGTCCTCCACCTGCGCGGAGTCCGTCAGGCCAGCCACGTCGACGCCGGACTGGTCTGCTCCGAAGGCACGGTCCTCGTCCCCTGCCAGGCCGCCCAGTTCGGCTTCGAGCACCACCTCGGCACCCAGCCGCGCACGGGCGGCCTGGACCAGCGCAATGTTGTCCTCATAGGGAAGGGACGAACCGTCGGCCAGGACGGAATCCGCCCCCGCCTGGACGGCGTCGGCCATGACCTGGAGGTCGGAGGCGTGGTCGAGCTGCACCGCGACCGGCACCGCAGCAGCATCGGCCAGGCCGCGCAACGCCGTGATGAGGCGGAGGCCGTTGGCGGTGGCGGCGGTCTTGGGTGCCACCAGCAGGATCACGCCCCTGCCGGATTCTTCCGCGGCACCCACAACAGCCAGCGCTGTGGTGAAGTCGTAGCAAGTGAAGGCGGGAACTGCGGAACCCTGCTGCAGGGCGGAGGTGACCAGGTGGTCCAGTCGGGTATGCATCAGGCGCCCAGCCCTCCCACCAGGATCCAGGCGACGAAGGTCAGCAGCAAGCCGGCCACGCCCAGGATGGTGGTCAGGACGGTCCAGGTCTTCAGGCCATCGGACACGGTCAGGCCGTAGTACCGCACCACCACCCAGAACCCGGCGTCGGTCACGTGGGACAGGCCCAGGGCGCCGAAGCCGATGGCGATCACGATCACGGCGATCTGCGCCGGGCTGTAGCCGCCGCCGCTGACCGCCGCGGACAGCAGGCCGGTGGTGGTGACGATGGCCACGGTGGCCGAACCCTGGGCCGCGCGCAGGGCCAGCGAGATGATGAAGCCGAGCAGCAGCAGCGGCACGCCCAGGGTGTCCAGGGTCTTGGAGAGGGCGCCGCCGATGCCGGAGACCTGCAGCACATTGCCGAACACGCCGCCGGCCGCCACCACCATCAGGATGGAGGCGATGGGAGGCAGGGAACCTTCGAAGATTTCGCCGGTTTCCCTGAAGGACCAGCCGCGGCGGACGGCCAGCAGGAAGAAGGACAACGCCACGGCCACGAGCAGGGCCAGGAAGGGGTTTCCGACGAACGACGCGAGGCCGTACAGGGGGTCCGACTTGGGGATGACGAGCGTGCCGACGGTACCCAGCAGGATCTGCACGATGGGTGCCGCGATCAGGAAGATGATCAGGCCCGGCCGCGGCGGGGCGATGGCGGCGGCGCCGGGTCCGTCGTGGCCCACCTTGACCAGTGACTTGGAGCCGAATTCCTCCACCTGGGTCTTCACGGCCGGCAGGAGTTCGTAGTCCTTGCGGTTCATGATGGACGCCACCCAGTAGGACAGGAAGCCCAGGGGAACGCAGATCAGCAGCGAGATCAGGGCGATGAGTCCGATGTCCGCGCCAAGCACGCCCGCGCCCGCCACGATGCCGGGGTGCGGCGGGACTGCCACGTGGATGGAAAGCATGATGCCGGCCATGGGAAGACCGAACTTGACCGGGTGAACCTTGGCGATCTTGGCGAAGGCGTACACGATGGGCACCAGCACGATGATGCCCACCTCGAAGAAGACCGGGATGGCCACCAGGAAGCCGACGGCGGTCAGCGCCACAGCGACCCGGCGGGCGCCGAGCTTGCGGGTGAAGTGGTCGGCCAGCGACTGGACGCCGCCGGAAACTTCGATCATGCGGCCCAGGACTGCGCCCAGTGCGATCAGGATGGCTACCTTGCCCATGGTGCTGCCAACGCCGCTGGAGACCACGGTGAAGATGTCCTGCAGCGGGATGGTTGCGGCCACGGCCACCAGGATGCTGACGGTGAGCAGGGCCACGAAGGCCTGGATCTTGAAGCGGATGATCATCACCAGCAGGATGGCGATGCCTGCTGCTGCGATGGTGAGCAGCAGCGGGGTGCCCAGCTCAACGGCAGGCTTGATGGCCGGGGCATCGGCCGCCCGCTGTATCAGCGGGTTGATCAGGTGGTTCACGGGGAGGTGTCTCCTTTGGCCTGCCGGCCTGGGGGCAGGCGGCAGCACGGAATGGCGGGGTGGGGATAAACGCTGCGGGACTGCGCCGGCAACGCTGGGAGGTACGACGACGGCGGAGGGGGGACCGCCGTCGTCGTACCTTTTTGCCGCAAGGGCAGGAGGATGGCTTGGTTGGCGCGCTGGCTTACTTGGTGCGCTTGGTGGGGGCGACCACCTTGATGACCGCGGAGTCGTCGGCGGCGGCGAGGCCCTGGGCCTGGCCCAGCAGGTAGAGCTGCTCGGCGGCGGCGGCGACGGGGGCTGCCAGGCCGGCGGCGCGTGCGGCCTTGCCTACGATGCCCATGTCCTTGACGAAGATGTCCAGGCGGGACAGGACCTCGGCGCCCTCCTCGTTGTAGGCCTCCAGGATGCGGGGGCCGCGGTTGGACAGCATGAAGGAGCCGGCGGCGCCCGCTTCCAGGGCGGCAAGGGTCTTGGCCTGGTCCAGTCCCAGCGCGTCGGCCAGGGCCAGGGCCTCGGCAGCGGCGGCGATGTGGACGCCGCACAGGAGCTGGTTGACGGTCTTCAGGGCCTGGCCGTCGCCGGGGTTGTCGCCCACCACGGTGAGCGTGGAGGCCAGCAGTTCCAGGGCGGGGGCTGCCTTTTCGCGGGCCTCGGGGGAAGCGCCCACGACGATCAGCAGGTCGCCTTCGCCGGCGCGCTTGGGACCGCCGGACAGCGGGGCGTCCACCAGGTCCACGCCGTATTCGGCCAGCTTGGCCACCGTGGCGGGGATGGCGTCAGTGCCCACCGTGCTGCCGAGAATGACGACGGCGCCCGGCTCCAGCACGGAGGCCACGCCGTTTTCGCCGAAGAGGACCTCGTTGAGCTGCTCACCGTTGCGGACGGCCAGGAGTACCGCGTTGGCACCCTTGGCGGCGTCGCGGGCCGTGGTGAAGGTGGTGATGCCGGCTTCTTCAGCGAGCTTGAGGCGCGCCTCGGCGATGTCGAAGCCGTGGACGGTGAGCTGGGAAGCCAGTCGGGTGGCCATGGGCAGGCCCATGGCGCCGAGGCCCAGGACGGTGACGGTGTAGTTGCTGGTCATGGTGTTTCTCCGTTGAATTCTTGCGCTGTCGAAAATCAGAACTTGGTGCTGAGCTTGCGGGTGACCTGGGCCAGGGAGTCGTCATCGCCCACGTTGCCGGCGAAGACAATGTAGGGGATGCCCTTGGCAGGTCCGTCCACGGGCTCCCACAGGCTGACGATGCCGGGCAGCATGGGGCCGCGGACGATTGCGTGCCTGATTTCCAGGCCGTGGGCTGCCACGTCCGAGGAGGTGATGCCGCCCTTGGCGATGACGAACCGGGGCGGGAAGGTCTTCAGGGTCCGGTTGACCACGTCCACGACGGCGGCGGAGACCGTCCGCGCGATCCGCAGGCTTTCGGCGGGGTCATCGGTCTTAATGAGCAGGCGGCTGGTGTGGACGATGACGTCGCCGGCGCGAAGGGCCTCGACGACGGCTTCCACGGTCTGGTCCAAGTGCGCCTTGGCTTCGGTTTCCTCAGCGAGGAGCTTTTCGACGTCGATCTCGATAATGCGCGCGGAGCCGTGTTCCGCGGTGAGGACGTTGAGCTGGCGCGTGGTGAGGCCAACGTGCGATCCCACCACAATCAGGCCACCGGCCTCCGATGGGGTGTTGCCGGCGTACGCTTCTTCGGCGGTCAGCGCGGCGCGGACTTCCTGGCCGATACGGCCGCGGACGAACGGCGGGCCGACGCGGTACAGGAGCTTCTTGCCGCGGCGTTCGGCTTCTTCCAGGCCCAGGGCCAGGGCGCGGAGGTCGTTCTCGGTGACGATGTCCGCCACGATCGGAGTGGAGTCCGTTGCGGGCTCGATGGCGTCGGCGATGGCCTTGGCGGAAATCGCCGGGTCCTGCGCGGAGGAACCGGCGCGGATGATGTTCAGGTCCAGGACGATCACGGAGTCCGCGGGGAACCGGCCCTGGGACTTCTCCGCGATGTAGTCAGCCATCACCGAGGTGCTGAAGCCGAACGATGCGTCCTTGGCGAACTCGGTTTCGGACACCGGAACCAGGATGCCTTCAGTGCCGCGCATGTAGTGGACGCCGCCGACGGTGAGCCGCCCGGCATCGGGGAACGCCGGAACCAGCACGACGCCGTCGGTCTTCTCCCCGCTGACCTCGACGACCGTGGCCGCAATGACGTCCGGTTCCAGCGGGTAGTGGCCGCGAAGGGTGGAGTCGCTCCGGCTGACGAAGCCCACGCGGATGGCGGCATCACTGGCTGCGGCGAGTGCATTGCGGACCACTTCCTCATTGCGGGCTGCCGCTTCTGCAGGATCGAGGCTGCGTGTGTTGGTCAGGACGTAAACAGCCGGCTTGCCCTGACTAAAGGCCCAATCGAAGTCCTGGACCTCCCACCGGGTGAGCACCGGCAGGTCTGCCACGGACTGCGTTCCGGTGGGGTCGTCGTCGAGCACTACCAGGACGCGGGGAACCTCCGCGTTGGAAGCGGCCAGCGCGGAGGCAACCAGCCCAGCGGGGATCTCGAGGTCTGCCGGATAGGCGGCCAGAACGTCTGCTTCATGCGTCACAGTGCACTCCGTTGTGTAGCGATCCGGGTAGGCGGATCCAGATGTAAAGGTAACTGTAAGATGTCTGACATCTTGCATTTGACTGTTAGTGTGGCACACGGCATACGGACGCGCAAGTACACTTGTCTGACATATCCGCCGCGGAAGCCGGAAGCAGGAATCGGGGGCAACATGGCAAGGAAGTCGCTGGTTGGCGTGGTGGCCGACGAACTGCTGGACCGCATCATCGAAGGCGAGTTCCCGCCCGGCTCCACCGTCCCCGGGGAGCACGAACTCAGCGCCCGCCACGAGGTCAGCCGCATGACGGTCCGTGAAGCGATGAAGACGCTGCAGGCGCAACGCATCCTGAGCGTGGAGCGCGGACGCGGCACGTTCGTCAATCCCCTCAGCAGCTGGGCCTCGCTGGAAGCCGTCCTGCGCGCAGCGTCCGAGGGCAAGAACGACGCCGATGCCTCCATCCAGCTCATCGAGCTCCGCCGCATGCTCGAAACCGGAGCCTGCGAGCTTGCCGCCGGACGAATCGCGGAAGAAGACATCGCCTCCCTCTTCAACTACATTTCGGCGATGAAGGCCGCCCACAGCATCAATGACGTGGGCGCGTTCGTGGAAGCAGACCTTGCGTTCCACGACGTCATCCTGCGAGCCTCCGGCAACGTGTTTGTGTCTGTCCTGTTTGAGCCGCTGCACCGGGTCCTGGAGAAGCGCAGGGCCGAGACCTCAGCCGTTCCTGAAATCCAGGAGCACGCCATCGGCCATCATCAGAATATTGCCGAAGCCCTGCAGTCCCGTGACGCAGTCCGGTCCCGCCAGGCCATGGACGACCACATGCAGCAGACCCTCGATGACCTGAAGCATCTGGTATTGGAAACCAAGTAGTCCCCCCGCTCATGCGAAAGCGGCTCCCCTAATTGCCGTTGGCCCTGTTCAACGCTCCAGCAGTCCTACTAGGCTTCAGGGACGGCCCGCAACCGGGAGCATCGACGATCACGAGGAGCGAAGTTGTCCAACCACACGTACAGCATTTCTGAAATTGTCGGCACCTCCACCGAAGGCGTGGACGACGCCGTCCGCAACGGTATTGCCAAGGCGTCCCAGACCCTGCGGAACCTCGACTGGTTCGAAGTCAAGGAGGTCCGCGGCCACCTGGAGGACGGGAAGGTTGCGGACTGGCAGGTCACCATCAAGATCGGCTTCCGCTTGGAAGAGCACTGATATAAAGCAACAGGCCCGCAGCCAACATGTCCTGGATGTTGTTGGCTGCGGGCCTGTTTTGCTTTAAGGGCGTCCTAGTTTGCGGTGCCCGGGCTGCGCCGGCGCCACACCGTGGGAACGCCGTCGAACGCGGGGAAAACGTGGCCCTCGAAGAATGACAGAACCGTATGGGGGTCAAGATCGGGGCTCCACAGGCCGGAGGCAGGGCAGTGCGAACCGGTGGCGATGGAGGCGGCGCCGGCGGATGCCTGGCGTTCCTTCAGCAGGGCGATGCGTTTCATCGTTGAGACCATCCTGGGGTGACGAAAAACTGGGCGGGAAATCACGTACTCCCATCCTAGGAAAGGGGGTGAGCCGGACCAATGGGCGGCTGGCCAGAATCCGCCCCTCCTGATGGACGAACGTACAGTTGCATCCCGCCCTGACCTGCGGATCAGCCCAGCTCGCCGCTTTCCGCCACGATGGCAGCGTCCCCTTCCACATCAGTGTCCGGGCCCACACCCAAGCTGCCCAGCAGGGCCAGGGCGTCCGAGGACGGCGATCCGGGCCGCGCGGAATACACCCGAAGGGTCTGGTCGGGGTCCTCCGGCAGGACAAGGTTTTCAAAGTTCAGTTCCAGGTCCCCCACGGCGGGGTGATGCAGCCGGACGGTTCCGGCAGCCCGGGTTGCCACCCGGTGCCCTGCCCACCACTGGCGGAAGTGTTCACTGTGGACCGCCAGCTCACCCACCAGGTGGTTCGCCTGGGGATCGTTGGGGTGCCGGCCCACATCCAGGCGAAGCGATCCGGCGGCTTCGGCCGCCACCGTCTTCCAGTCCCTGAAGAGTTCGCGGGCGGCGGGGTCAAGAATGGTCCACCGGGTGAGGTTCCGCTCGGCGGGCGGCAGCGACGGGAAATCGGTGAACAGCAGGAATGCCATCCTGTTTCCGGCCAGGACATCGTTGCGCCGCCCCAGAACCAGCGCGGGCACGTCGCCAACCGCGTCAAGGAGTTGGCGCAGCGCCGGCCGGACACCCTGGGCCGCACCGGCACCGGGCTCGCGGGGAGCACTGGCGCAGTTTTCAAGCAGGTCCAGCATGTGCGCGTGCTCGCTGCTGTCCAGGCGCAGCGCCCGGGCCACCGCGTCCAGGACCGTGCGGGACGGGTGGATATTGCGGCCCTGCTCCAGACGGACGTAGTAATCGGTGCTGACGCCGGCCAGCCGCGCCACTTCCTCCCGGCGCAGTCCGGGGACCCTGCGGGCGCCCGTGCTGGGACCTGTCCCGGCGACTTCCGGACTCAACCGGGACCGCATGGCTTTGAGGAATTTTCCGAACTCGGCGCTTTGACCCATGCAGACCATTCTGCCTGCGTTGGGTGCCCTGCTCTACAACGAAGGTAGGACTGGCAGTCCTAGGAAAAACAGGAACAGCTTTGCCTGCTGACTTGGTGGCGGAAAGTGCATAGGCTCAGGAGTGAGCCGGTGGAAACCGCTTTCTGATCTGTCGAGCAGCCGGCACCGATTTTCCAGCACACCATCTTCCAGCCACACCTCCCACAGAAGGAGCACACCCATGTCAGAGCTGACACTCAACAATGGCGTCACCATCCCGCAGCTTGGCTTCGGCGTTTTCCAGGTCCCGCCGGAAGACACCCAACGGACCGTGGAGGACGCCCTGGAAGCGGGCTATCGCCACATCGACACCGCTGCGGCCTACCGCAACGAAGCAGGAGTAGGGGCGGCACTGGCCGCCACCGGCATCGCCCGCGAGGAAATCTTCGTTACCACCAAGCTCCGCAACGGCGAGCAGGGCCGGGCCCAGGAAGCATTCCAGAACAGCCGCAAGGCGCTGGGCCTGGACTTCGTCGACCTCTACCTCATCCACTGGCCGGTCCCGTCGCAAGGGCTCTTCGTGCAGGCTTGGAAGGAGATGGAGCGGCTGTACGAGAACAAGGAAATCCGCGCCATCGGTGTCTCCAACTTCCTCTCGGACCACCTGGACACCCTGCTGGAGTCTGCGGAAACCGTGCCGGCCGTCAACCAGATCG
Coding sequences within:
- a CDS encoding NAD(P)/FAD-dependent oxidoreductase, translating into MAENQDQVFDVAVIGGGPAGLSAGIALARALRSVVVIDAGEQRNLGAESVHGFLSREGMSPRDLIAAGREELTRYGGTTASGFVRSASREEDQFILAMDDGSTVTVRRLLIATGIVDELPDLPGVADRWGRDVLYCPYCHGWEIRNQKIGVLAADPHSVLQALTFRQWSADVTILLNDALELSAGQAEQLAARSVQVVEGKVRELDVTDDRLTGAILDSGVTVALDVLVVSPAAVSKANMLERLGLEPAALQEGPGTRLETDESGRTSCPGVWAAGNATDVSAQVITAAAAGLRAAEAINADLVLADTRRAVEAARVPAGK
- a CDS encoding GNAT family N-acetyltransferase, which gives rise to MTENTASAEDKFTANVSLRRNDAQHRYELLVDGRLAVQAFFRDLPGHIDFTHTETGQEFEGKGLGKVLAHFALDDVVATGKRIIPHCPFISGYLRKHEGYEQFVDWPDR
- a CDS encoding acyltransferase family protein, which codes for MGNSGRRESDSVPDTANRDPAIDLVRFICLALVVVGHSMMVSPVLHPDGTVTTENTLGDQHWFEPVIWIFMVMPLFFVTGGITGLQSWRRLKAGGGTAAQFIRARLLRLVRPATALLASMVAGLSVAGALGVDQQVVQLMATGAAMPLWFLAAYLAAQLNIPALAALHARAPWLTLGLLTGLVVAVDCLRGALPDLANVNLVFVWCAVQQLGFLAADGYFSRLSPSGLLGVAVAAHLLLGLVTGLGLYRGNMLVNLNPPNLTLVILGVAQLAVMELARPLLAPLAQVGWISRLLTLAGARSLTVYLWHLPLLAAMSGLLLLAPIPKPGSGTAAWWWSRPLVVLVLVLLLLPVVAAFGHLEERTTAMHAFRCRPALAGAGVVVVFIPVADAALNGLSLGLLAAGAVCFFVATLLLGGVPLGDRRKRKRGRRGIASGVK
- a CDS encoding DUF1304 domain-containing protein, producing MILASLFFAFLAGALHVFIFTMESLTWTRPPTWKRFGIASQSDAETTKPLAYNQGFYNLFLALGAFIGVGLVAFSAPASAQSVAGWTLVFSCCGSMLLAAAVLALTGRKYLRAAVTQGTTPLLAVVLGLLAVLL
- a CDS encoding class II fructose-bisphosphate aldolase produces the protein MHTRLDHLVTSALQQGSAVPAFTCYDFTTALAVVGAAEESGRGVILLVAPKTAATANGLRLITALRGLADAAAVPVAVQLDHASDLQVMADAVQAGADSVLADGSSLPYEDNIALVQAARARLGAEVVLEAELGGLAGDEDRAFGADQSGVDVAGLTDSAQVEDFVSRTGAELLAVAVGNVHGKYKGEPKLRWDVLQDIAARIHIPLVLHGASGIPAEELVKAAVMNVGKVNFNTELRTGVLATLQDQLPGHRADGENLQGLLALWNESAKGFAVTTLATLAR
- a CDS encoding GntP family transporter, with translation MNHLINPLIQRAADAPAIKPAVELGTPLLLTIAAAGIAILLVMIIRFKIQAFVALLTVSILVAVAATIPLQDIFTVVSSGVGSTMGKVAILIALGAVLGRMIEVSGGVQSLADHFTRKLGARRVAVALTAVGFLVAIPVFFEVGIIVLVPIVYAFAKIAKVHPVKFGLPMAGIMLSIHVAVPPHPGIVAGAGVLGADIGLIALISLLICVPLGFLSYWVASIMNRKDYELLPAVKTQVEEFGSKSLVKVGHDGPGAAAIAPPRPGLIIFLIAAPIVQILLGTVGTLVIPKSDPLYGLASFVGNPFLALLVAVALSFFLLAVRRGWSFRETGEIFEGSLPPIASILMVVAAGGVFGNVLQVSGIGGALSKTLDTLGVPLLLLGFIISLALRAAQGSATVAIVTTTGLLSAAVSGGGYSPAQIAVIVIAIGFGALGLSHVTDAGFWVVVRYYGLTVSDGLKTWTVLTTILGVAGLLLTFVAWILVGGLGA
- a CDS encoding NAD(P)-dependent oxidoreductase; amino-acid sequence: MTSNYTVTVLGLGAMGLPMATRLASQLTVHGFDIAEARLKLAEEAGITTFTTARDAAKGANAVLLAVRNGEQLNEVLFGENGVASVLEPGAVVILGSTVGTDAIPATVAKLAEYGVDLVDAPLSGGPKRAGEGDLLIVVGASPEAREKAAPALELLASTLTVVGDNPGDGQALKTVNQLLCGVHIAAAAEALALADALGLDQAKTLAALEAGAAGSFMLSNRGPRILEAYNEEGAEVLSRLDIFVKDMGIVGKAARAAGLAAPVAAAAEQLYLLGQAQGLAAADDSAVIKVVAPTKRTK
- a CDS encoding four-carbon acid sugar kinase family protein, coding for MTHEADVLAAYPADLEIPAGLVASALAASNAEVPRVLVVLDDDPTGTQSVADLPVLTRWEVQDFDWAFSQGKPAVYVLTNTRSLDPAEAAARNEEVVRNALAAASDAAIRVGFVSRSDSTLRGHYPLEPDVIAATVVEVSGEKTDGVVLVPAFPDAGRLTVGGVHYMRGTEGILVPVSETEFAKDASFGFSTSVMADYIAEKSQGRFPADSVIVLDLNIIRAGSSAQDPAISAKAIADAIEPATDSTPIVADIVTENDLRALALGLEEAERRGKKLLYRVGPPFVRGRIGQEVRAALTAEEAYAGNTPSEAGGLIVVGSHVGLTTRQLNVLTAEHGSARIIEIDVEKLLAEETEAKAHLDQTVEAVVEALRAGDVIVHTSRLLIKTDDPAESLRIARTVSAAVVDVVNRTLKTFPPRFVIAKGGITSSDVAAHGLEIRHAIVRGPMLPGIVSLWEPVDGPAKGIPYIVFAGNVGDDDSLAQVTRKLSTKF
- a CDS encoding FadR/GntR family transcriptional regulator → MARKSLVGVVADELLDRIIEGEFPPGSTVPGEHELSARHEVSRMTVREAMKTLQAQRILSVERGRGTFVNPLSSWASLEAVLRAASEGKNDADASIQLIELRRMLETGACELAAGRIAEEDIASLFNYISAMKAAHSINDVGAFVEADLAFHDVILRASGNVFVSVLFEPLHRVLEKRRAETSAVPEIQEHAIGHHQNIAEALQSRDAVRSRQAMDDHMQQTLDDLKHLVLETK
- a CDS encoding dodecin, translating into MSNHTYSISEIVGTSTEGVDDAVRNGIAKASQTLRNLDWFEVKEVRGHLEDGKVADWQVTIKIGFRLEEH
- a CDS encoding helix-turn-helix domain-containing protein, whose product is MGQSAEFGKFLKAMRSRLSPEVAGTGPSTGARRVPGLRREEVARLAGVSTDYYVRLEQGRNIHPSRTVLDAVARALRLDSSEHAHMLDLLENCASAPREPGAGAAQGVRPALRQLLDAVGDVPALVLGRRNDVLAGNRMAFLLFTDFPSLPPAERNLTRWTILDPAARELFRDWKTVAAEAAGSLRLDVGRHPNDPQANHLVGELAVHSEHFRQWWAGHRVATRAAGTVRLHHPAVGDLELNFENLVLPEDPDQTLRVYSARPGSPSSDALALLGSLGVGPDTDVEGDAAIVAESGELG
- a CDS encoding aldo/keto reductase, which translates into the protein MSELTLNNGVTIPQLGFGVFQVPPEDTQRTVEDALEAGYRHIDTAAAYRNEAGVGAALAATGIAREEIFVTTKLRNGEQGRAQEAFQNSRKALGLDFVDLYLIHWPVPSQGLFVQAWKEMERLYENKEIRAIGVSNFLSDHLDTLLESAETVPAVNQIELHPSYQQAELAAKCRGLGIAVEAYSPLGQGGDLNGNAVTEIAAAHNASKAQVVLAWHLANGNIVIPKSANPDRIRENFAASSLTLSQDELAAITALESGARIGSDPAVASFTQM